The Anopheles moucheti chromosome 3, idAnoMoucSN_F20_07, whole genome shotgun sequence genome contains the following window.
AGTTTATtaaatgttttggtttttatatTCGTGTCTGTATACATGACTCACTTAGTAACATTCTGTCTCTTGAAAGCTTTATAACTTttgtatacaaaaaaaaaccttatttCTGAGCAGCAAACCAAACTCAGAATGCTCCCATAATCGGACACTCatcagaagaaaagaaaacaaaaccaaacatgtGACAAACTTCAGGCCACGCGCCATCGGTCGGTCTGGCACGCCTGGCGCATTGTGATGTGATAAGCGTGTCTTGAACAAAAAGATTAGTGTTTAACAGCTTACACGAAATAGAATGGAATTTTTTCAACCTATGATTAgatctgcgtgtgtgtgttttttttaaatacagaaGTCAAATTTTCTTTTGATTAATTTGTAACAAGTGAGTAAAAAACACCACACTGATAATCCACTGTTCGTTGGCTGGCTTACTACGATCGGTCGGTTTAAATAACCGAGAACCGCTTTCAGATTTAGTTCTACCCGGTAAAGGCACGCGATTGGCCACGCGTTCGTAAGATGAGACCTCGCGATACTGCAGTGCTGGTCCCGGGGTCATTGCTTTGGCTAGTTTGGGGTGCATTGTTTTCATCGACATTACCGAAGATCGATAGTTTCGTAGGATTACCACTGTCAACAAAGCCGGGTGAGTGGCATCAGTGGTGGAAAAGCGAACTTTACGCCTTAAACCGCTCGCAGTGTGTTTTAACTTTTTAAGAAGTGCGTAAAGGTAAAAAAAGCAGTGGAATATTTCAAAGGTTCATCAGTTTTACTATTTCATTAGTTTTCATTTTAGCAAACGGACTTAACATATTTGCTTCTAGCTGTGCTATGCAATAAAGTTACATGAATTGCGCAATTTTCCTGCTTCAATTCCATTTGCTCCAATCTCGTGCGAAGTAAAAAATTAACTCACGGCTGATAATACAGAGCCATTTTTTGTATCTTTCTATCACAActttaattacaaaaaaaacgacgattCCATTAAGATTGTACGTACGTCTGGTACGTTCTACATTATTCCGATGGTAATTGATACGAGAGTGAAGCGActaaaaaaagcgaaagaatcCAATCGaatcaccaacaaaaaaagattgttGAGAGCAATAAAAGTGTTAACCTATAAAAAAAGGTTCATTTTGTGTTGAAACAGGAAGTATTTGACTGTTGCTTTCtgtatttgtaaaaaaaacggttCATGAAGCAATGAAGTAGTTATTTGTTATGTGGATGATGTATTGATCAATCATTGTTAAACAACTCCAGCGTAATAATTAATCAACTATAGAGAAAACGAATTCCTGTTTTTAGTATTCATTTCCGccgaataaatttaaatcagTCACTGTCTAAACTCCTTCTGTAGTCCAGAGTCTAGATTATTGATACAATTATCTGACTCAATGATCTTGCTAAAGCTAACAAGAATTGTGCCTAGGGTTAAGTTGTATCACCTGATGTACAACGATGGATGAAAGTCAAAAGTAAAGTAAGTGAACTCGAAAGTGTAATTTAGTGTCCCAAAGTCTATATAGTATACAGGTCGATGCATATGCAGAGTAAATTGGCGTGGGAACTTGTTTGGCAGTTagatgaaaaattgttaacGTTTTTCGTCCTTACAAGGCGAATCTTCCGAAGGGTGGACTAATCGGTCATTTAGGAGTCTGAACTTCAACCGAGAACGCTACCAACAAACCATTGGTGGATTCTACGCTATTCGATGTTGGGTCGCTTGAGACCTCCCGTTGCAAGATAAAGATAAGCAAGATAAAGTgtaaaaagtgtttgtatttgCCTCTGTTCGTGTGAGGTAAGAAAGAAAAGGGATCCCTTGCAGGTTGGCGAGCACTGATGGGCGCCAACTACCATGCCTTCAAGTAGTTGAATCCGCCACAGTAGCTATGTATTGTGCATATTTTGCGTACTTTGTTAGTTTTTTGTAAAcactttttcatttaaatgtcAAAATCAAGCTCAAAATAGTCAACTATATTTGGACTATGCATCGACCTGTATACTATATAGACTTCGGTCTGTCCTTTCGCACATACGTCTGCATGCTTGGTacactttttaaaaatattttgtgtGCTCATTAATTTCCTGTCTAAGGAATTTTTAACAGTTTTCTTATCTCAGAACCCACTGTGAATATTTGAACCTCAGAACGTATTGCAGGGCATCATCCAAGTAGCCCAGTATCACCATTGGCGCTGACTTTAAACTCATTCAAATGTTGACATCACCTATGATGAGGAAATGTTTAAATCTTTTTTCCGAATTCTAAGCCTTTTATTTAGCTGggctgttgcgtttttttatttataatccTTGCCTCGTTAATCTAGAATTGGACCGGCGATTGTTCATAATAACGAAAAGTTTCAACTGATAATACTGATATtggaaaaatgtaataaacaCGTGTGCAAGTAGCTATTTCCGTTGCAATCATTGATTACTTTTTCATGCACAGTGAAGGCAACAGAGACTACCTCAACTGAACTCACTATGATCATCCGGGCCTTATCAAAATTTGGCATAAGGAACAGCTCAGTGGGAAGGACACGGTAATTAAACTCCAATAAATGCCAGaagcattttatttctttttatttcacccAGTAATGGTGATAGTATTATATTCTTTCACACTAACGCTCAAGCGGTGTTTTTCGTTAACTTATTTTCACTTAATCGTACCTTACTGGCCGCACTGATTTCAGAACTGTGTTTTTTGGGAAGTGTAATATGTttttagaaaaatattaatcatTAAGGATAATCTCATACCCAacgcaaaggaaaaataaataaatgaataaaccTCCCCAATAAACCAACCTCTTATCAAAAATTTTCCAAGAAACTCTAAAAGTTGCTGGACAACATAAATTGTTCACAGTTCTGTGTTTTAGTTGAAGATTATAAAACCAGCGCTCAATATTAGCGCTCAAACAGCGCAGATTTCTGGTTTATTTGGTAGGGCTTAATTTTAATTCGACGGAAGTCATACATTTAATGCATTAGTTCGTTCGATTGATGGTCAGAAATTTTGATGGAACAAAGCTTAACAACGCATTCCATCTACAGCACGACTCTGGCCGCTGCTACTACAACTTCCCAATACGCCCCCACCCACCGTAGAACGGGTCGTACCGGGTGTACAGTGTGACCGACCGTGCACTTCCGATGGACCACCGCTAACATGCCACTTTCACTGGAGGTTGGAAAACTTCGCCACCATGGGATCGTAAGTAAGCCAGTGCGATAGTCAGCAGTGTAGATTTgacttcagcagcagcagcagcaactgatGCCATCTTATCATCCGCCACAGCTCCTGCCAGCACTGTTGGCGTGGCGTCCGAAAGCACTGCttccaccggcagtgcatcaCAGCGAACGGGATGGAGCGTGGCGTTTACACCATCAACCGACGCATCCCGGGACCGGCGATACACGTCTGCAGGCACGACATCATCGTGGTGGACGTTGAGAACGAGCTCGAGGGTCTCGGGTCGACGATCCACTGGCACGGGTTCCATCAGAAGGACAGTCCCTGGATGGATGGAGTGCCGATGGTGACCCAATGCCCGATAGCGCAGAACACCGTCTTTCGCTATCGCTTCCCGGCGGTGGAAGCCGGCACACAGTTCTACCACTCGCACACCGGTAGGTGACACCGAACGGTACCTCGCCGTGGCCAATTTGTACTAATTATTTttcgaaaaacacacaaccctTTCCAACCCTTGCAGGCTTTCAGAAGGCGAACGGACACTACGGTATGGTGGTTGTGCGCGACCCGGACGATCTCAATCGGGACCACTATGACTACGATCTGTCCGAGCATCGGATCCTCATCGCGGACTGGACGCTGGACATGGTGGAGAAGTGGGTACCGGGCGTCGCCACCCAGTCGATGCGCGTCGACTCCATCCTCATCAATGGCCGCGGGCGGTACTTTAATGTATGAATAATGAATTTATCCCTCGCACCCCCGCACTGCCCTGCACGTCGATGGGTTGGAGGgtgaggagggggggggggaggtaaattaaaatttatcgaAAATTATCCTCACCATCCACTCGGTTACACCTTTACCCATCCACACGCAGGAAACGACCGGTACTCGAACGAACGTCCCGCTAACGGTGTACCAGGTGGAATATGGCAAACGGTACCGCTTTCGGTTGGTCAGCAGCGGAAGCCAGTACTGTCCGTTCCAGCTTCAGGTACGTACTAGGTTTGGGggggtggagggggggggggggttggtaTTCGGGAAAAGTAGTTCAAATATTATAATTACGTTACGTGCTTTACATCCCAACCGTCCCTTCCCCATAGTATCCCTGAACCATGGCGGGATACCATTTGGCTTTCCACGTTCCACGGTTTGGTCTTTGTGCTTCGGAGTGGCCAGCTGCAATTTCAATTGCCAaagcgtgcgcgcgcgcgctcgcccGCCGAGGTGCCAATTTGGGAATGAACAATGTTTCTCAATTACTCACAGCGTATGAATGGGGATTTATCGCTATCCTATATGGTACCGGGAGCAACGATTGTCCTTAAACACATCCCCGCACATGGTTGCCCcaaaaaaatgtaacacaCGAAGTTGTTTCgttacgtttgtttgttcaattaaattatttcttcttttaatACATTTGAGCAGGTGCAAGCCGAATATTGCCggatacattttatttaatcttATTTTAAAGTATACTATTTACTATGACCGACTTCTGCtaatatttaccttttttaaaaaatgactTACTGAAATTATTAAATGATATATCTTTTAGTGTTTCAAAGAGGAAAATTAATGAGAGTAGACCTAGTGCACCAGTAATTTACCAGGTTAACAATTATGAAACCGGTGTTCAATCATAAGTAACGCTAGTGTTATACGCGTTCCCATACAGAAGTGTTTTTCTCTGTTATCTATCAACAAATACCAGTTTGTAATTCGTCGAATTTTGACCAACAAGACAATATGTTGTGGACTCTACAATGTCGGATTTCGTGACGGAATCTTCCCATTTGagggaaattttattttctgctttcactaacagaaaaaaacgcgGCCGTTACACATTGAATGCTAGTGGAAGTTTACGGTGGAAATGACTTACGTGAAGCACAGTGCCGGGGATGATTTCCAAAAATCCTGAAGTGGCGATTAGGATGTTAGAAGCGAAATGGACGTGACAGGCCTCCAGAAGGCTTGAAAAGGATTAACTTCTGGTTGGTAGAATTTGGTCTTGTAGTCGTTCAATTGGAGTGTCGCTTCTACGACTTTTTTGTTCGGTTTATAGAGAGTCTTTCGACTGCCTTAGCCCGCTTACTCACCAGCCATCAGGGACTTTCCCCATTTGCATCGATGTGACACGCACTTGCCGAATGGGGCTTTTATTCATACGAAGACATTGAAAATTAGCTCAATAATATGTTTGTGAAAGTCTTTAATTGACTAAAGAGATAGCTTAAATGTGTGTCTAAATACGGCGTATACAAGAAATGGACAATAAATGTTGGATAATTTTTGGAGTATCAAAAGTTGATATCAGATATCTGAGCATATCCGGAAGGTGCATATCAATACTGACTCCCGGAAATTGTTCTTGGATACCTTGGATACTTGAATTTTCATCTCACATGCCTGGAATAAGTTCCTTATCTACGAGATGCTCAAGGGCATAAAGACTTACAAATAGAGACAGTTACTAAGACTGATGCACTCTGCAGATCTACTACCCTTCTACAGCAAAATCTTCTTCCACAAAGTCACATGTCAACCAATTGAACCCTGTTTCCGCTGTTCTGTTTCTTGAAAGATCCAAAATCACAGTATGTTGATCATCTCCACCGATGGCGGAACAGTGCAGCCTCAGCACACCGTAGACACGCTGGTGTCCATCTCCGGCGAACGATACGATTTCGTCCTAACGGCCAACCAACCACCGGGTGAGCCATCGTAAACCATCGAAAGTAACCTCACGCCAAACCAACCCAACCGTTCAACTCTTCGCAGGCAATTACTGGGTACGTGTCCGAGGGATCGGTTTCTGCGATCCAATGCGCGTGGAAGATTTCGCCGTCCTGTCCTACCGCACAGCGGTATCCTCCATCCCGGACAGTGGGCTGACGGTGGCGCAAACGTTGGCCTACCCGAAGGAGTCGCCGCCAGCGTACGATGACCCATACCCGGAAGGTATCGTGTTTAACCACCAAACCGCACCCTGCTACACCCCGCACGATACGTACATCTGTGCCGCGGATCTGGAATCGTACGAGGTGTTTCGGGACGATGCACTCATCGACGCCGTACCGGATCATACGTTTTTCCTTGGGTTTAATGTTATCAGAGCGAATAATAGCTTGCTGTTCTCGGATCATGGTTTTAGCCATTTCGCAAGTAAGTATTACGCGGTCAGCACATACAACCGTTAACGAAACGACCTGGGGAAGCATTTCCTCGGCAACTCACCCATCGATAGGTAGGAAATTCTTGCAAACATAGAATCATCACTTCATAATTGCAGATAGCTTAAGAGCTGTGAAGACTTTGTTTGgaagttatttaatttatgtcTTGCCACCCTCAGTTGCTTTGCCTTCCGGACGAAGCGAGCAAGTGTCTCGAGTGCTGGAAGAACTCAGGAAAATATGCAAGATTTAATGAAGATGCTGCCACTAATTAAATTAGTTATGGTGCAGCTCTCGGAAAGCCTTCCGAAGCTCCGGTGAAGCTACCGGTGATTATTTGTGCTGAGCTATTCGTGCGCCATTGTCCATTCCAGACCTACACTCGTACACGGTACTGAAATACGACCATCCATAATCGGAGCTTTGCTGGCGTTTTCAAAAGGGACTGACACAGTAATTAAATGGAATGCATCCTTTCGTTTCGCAGCCGTCCTGGATGATTTCAACACGATCGGTGCAACGAACATGATCAGCTTTGTGCCACCGTCCTTCCCGCTGCTGATCCAGCCCGAGCTGATAGTCGACGAGAGTGCACAGTTTTGCAACGCTAGCCACAAACCGGCCCACTGTACCGACGACCGGTTGTGCTTTTGCACACACCGCATAAAGGTGAAACACAACGATGTCATCGAGATCGTACTGCACGATACGGCCAAGGGTAAGCTACAGTTGGACAGTGGAATGGCATTAGGCCACACCACGGATTGATATCATCGCTGATGCACTCTTGCCC
Protein-coding sequences here:
- the LOC128302615 gene encoding LOW QUALITY PROTEIN: uncharacterized protein LOC128302615 (The sequence of the model RefSeq protein was modified relative to this genomic sequence to represent the inferred CDS: deleted 2 bases in 1 codon) codes for the protein MRPRDTAVLVPGSLLWLVWGALFSSTLPKIDSFVGLPLSTKPARLWPLLLQLPNTPPPTVERVVPGVQCDRPCTSDGPPLTCHFHWRLENFATMGSSCQHCWRGVRKHCFHRQCITANGMERGVYTINRRIPGPAIHVCRHDIIVVDVENELEGLGSTIHWHGFHQKDSPWMDGVPMVTQCPIAQNTVFRYRFPAVEAGTQFYHSHTGFQKANGHYGMVVVRDPDDLNRDHYDYDLSEHRILIADWTLDMVEKWVPGVATQSMRVDSILINGRGRYFNETTGTRTNVPLTVYQVEYGKRYRFRLVSSGSQYCPFQLQIQNHSMLIISTDGGTVQPQHTVDTLVSISGERYDFVLTANQPPGNYWVRVRGIGFCDPMRVEDFAVLSYRTAVSSIPDSGLTVAQTLAYPKESPPAYDDPYPEGIVFNHQTAPCYTPHDTYICAADLESYEVFRDDALIDAVPDHTFFLGFNVIRANNSLLFSDHGFSHFATVLDDFNTIGATNMISFVPPSFPLLIQPELIVDESAQFCNASHKPAHCTDDRLCFCTHRIKVKHNDVIEIVLHDTAKVEQKFYHPFHLHGHRFIVTDSGRFPSDILTDQIPYLRTLRTIRRPNAHSPPYKDTMSIPNRGYVRVRFRADNPGFWLVHCHFEWHLANGMGLVLQIGEPNEMLKPPANFPRCGSYQPPLEAADQAIGNSAGPIMRCDP